A stretch of the Actinoalloteichus fjordicus genome encodes the following:
- a CDS encoding DUF4158 domain-containing protein: MCTVRYIGRFLPDDPRDAPWPVVEHQAAQLGIEDPSVVKRYTERPKTDEHAWEISFTASTLPAPCARCATRTRPSWTRTRPAGGESGPSLPAS; encoded by the coding sequence ATGTGCACGGTGCGCTACATCGGCCGGTTCCTCCCGGACGACCCGCGTGACGCGCCGTGGCCGGTGGTCGAGCACCAGGCCGCGCAGCTCGGTATCGAGGACCCGTCGGTGGTGAAGCGGTACACCGAGCGGCCGAAGACGGACGAGCACGCGTGGGAGATCAGCTTCACCGCCTCGACCCTGCCAGCGCCCTGCGCTCGCTGCGCGACCCGGACGCGCCCGAGCTGGACGAGGACGAGACCGGCTGGGGGCGAGTCGGGGCCGTCGCTGCCTGCGTCTTGA
- a CDS encoding DUF4158 domain-containing protein, with amino-acid sequence MPVEFLTDEQAASYGKVNEELTRPELERFFFLDDEDRTLIAKRRAVITTGSGSPFSCAPCATSAGSSRTTRWTFRGRWCSTSGSSSASRTSRV; translated from the coding sequence ATGCCAGTGGAGTTCTTGACCGACGAGCAGGCGGCTTCGTACGGGAAGGTCAACGAGGAGCTGACCCGGCCGGAGCTGGAGCGGTTCTTCTTCCTCGACGACGAGGACCGCACACTCATCGCGAAGCGGCGCGCGGTGATCACAACCGGCTCAGGTTCGCCCTTCAGTTGTGCACCGTGTGCTACATCGGCCGGTTCCTCCCGGACGACCCGCTGGACGTTCCGTGGGCGGTGGTGCAGTACCTCGGGGAGCAGCTCGGCATCGAGGACGTCTCGTGTGTGA
- a CDS encoding TetR/AcrR family transcriptional regulator: protein MAAELSAHHRRLAQQKREAITTAATELFLDRGYDGTSLARIAEAAGVSKSTLFKRFPTKAALFEAIVTESWQRDAGDAAARPQTGDLRSGLTTVGHRYADLVGQPGMTALFRIVIAELPRFPELGRMQFSLGKLPYFTSVQHYLESEHQAGNADVPDAVSAANQFLGMIANYVLWPRMLLTDWNPAASDIHDAVEQAVQTMLARYAPTGRPDPRPEG, encoded by the coding sequence ATGGCAGCAGAACTCTCCGCACACCACCGCAGGCTCGCTCAGCAGAAACGCGAGGCGATCACCACCGCAGCCACAGAACTGTTCCTGGATCGCGGCTACGACGGCACCTCACTAGCCCGGATCGCCGAAGCGGCCGGCGTCTCGAAGTCCACCCTGTTCAAGCGGTTCCCCACCAAGGCAGCCCTCTTCGAGGCCATCGTCACCGAGTCCTGGCAGCGTGACGCAGGCGACGCTGCCGCGCGGCCACAGACCGGAGACCTGCGCTCCGGGCTGACAACCGTCGGCCACCGCTATGCCGACCTGGTCGGCCAGCCCGGCATGACAGCCCTGTTCCGGATAGTCATCGCCGAACTGCCTCGTTTCCCCGAACTGGGACGGATGCAGTTCTCACTCGGCAAGCTGCCCTACTTCACCTCCGTTCAGCACTACTTGGAATCCGAGCACCAGGCGGGCAACGCTGATGTCCCGGACGCCGTGAGCGCCGCGAACCAGTTCCTCGGCATGATCGCCAACTACGTGCTGTGGCCGCGCATGCTGCTGACCGACTGGAACCCCGCAGCCTCCGACATCCACGACGCCGTCGAACAGGCCGTCCAGACCATGCTCGCCAGATACGCCCCGACCGGCCGGCCTGATCCGAGGCCGGAAGGTTGA
- a CDS encoding SDR family NAD(P)-dependent oxidoreductase, which produces MTIDKIALVTGGNRGLGRGAAIALATRGVRVLVTHRGDAAGAEKTVEQVQAVGGTAAVLRLDISDVSSFASFTSELSEQLERWGTSRLDILVNNAGVGIFGPLEDVAIDDFDTVMGTNVRGTFFLIQSLVPLLAQGGRVINVSTSLTRHTSPATSVYSASKAAVEALSRTLAAELGPRGIRVNSIAPGPTATDFNGGAMRDDAEMRQALAGQTALGRVGEPEEIGDAIATLASEGLRWVTAQRIEVSGGALL; this is translated from the coding sequence ATGACGATCGACAAGATCGCTTTGGTGACCGGTGGGAATCGCGGCCTCGGACGTGGCGCGGCCATCGCTCTGGCCACACGCGGGGTGCGGGTCTTGGTCACCCACCGCGGTGATGCGGCCGGGGCGGAGAAGACGGTGGAACAGGTGCAGGCGGTGGGTGGGACTGCCGCTGTTCTCCGGCTCGACATCAGCGACGTCTCCTCTTTCGCGTCCTTCACCTCCGAACTGAGCGAGCAGCTGGAGCGCTGGGGTACTTCACGGCTCGACATCCTGGTCAACAACGCGGGAGTGGGGATCTTCGGACCGCTGGAGGACGTCGCGATCGACGACTTCGACACGGTGATGGGCACCAACGTCCGGGGCACGTTCTTCCTCATCCAGTCACTTGTGCCGCTGCTGGCCCAAGGCGGCCGCGTCATCAACGTCTCGACGTCACTCACCCGCCACACCAGCCCCGCCACCTCGGTCTACTCCGCCTCGAAGGCCGCCGTCGAAGCCCTGAGTCGCACCCTCGCCGCAGAACTCGGCCCGCGCGGCATCCGGGTCAACTCCATCGCCCCGGGGCCGACCGCCACCGATTTCAACGGTGGAGCGATGCGGGACGACGCCGAGATGCGCCAGGCTCTGGCCGGACAGACCGCGCTCGGCCGCGTCGGCGAACCTGAGGAGATCGGCGACGCCATCGCCACGCTGGCCTCCGAGGGCCTGCGCTGGGTCACCGCCCAGCGAATCGAGGTCTCCGGCGGCGCCCTCCTCTGA